A window of Streptomyces gilvosporeus contains these coding sequences:
- a CDS encoding trans-sulfuration enzyme family protein, with protein sequence MDSSSFDAYDVPADPQGTGHAPDGTGRRVPGVPAPRALATEAVHAGRDDLARQGVHAPPIDLSTTYPSYDSRGEAARIDAFAADGAEPEGPPVYGRLGNPTVARFETALARLEGTESAVAFATGMAALSAVLLVRNAMGLRHVVAVRPLYGCSDHLLTAGLLGSEVTWVDPAGIADALRPDTGLVMVESPANPTLAELDLRAVAHACGSVPLLADNTFATPVLQRPVEQGARLVLHSATKYLGGHGDVMGGVVACDEEFAGRLRQVRFATGGVLHPLAGYLLLRGLSTLPVRVRAASSNAAELAGRLAADPRVTCVHYPRIGGAMVAFEVAGDPHDVIASVRLITPAVSLGSVDTLIQHPASISHRIVDADDRRGAGVSDRLLRLSVGLEDVEDLWADLDRALGTASGRGRVLREAAVANG encoded by the coding sequence ATGGACTCCAGCAGCTTCGACGCATACGACGTACCGGCCGACCCACAGGGAACCGGCCATGCTCCCGACGGCACCGGTCGTCGTGTCCCGGGCGTGCCCGCACCCCGGGCGCTCGCCACCGAGGCGGTGCACGCCGGGCGGGACGACCTCGCGCGGCAGGGGGTGCACGCCCCACCGATCGACCTGTCCACGACCTACCCCTCGTACGACAGCCGGGGCGAGGCCGCCCGGATAGACGCCTTCGCGGCCGACGGCGCCGAACCGGAGGGCCCGCCCGTCTACGGCCGCCTCGGCAACCCGACCGTCGCCCGCTTCGAGACCGCCCTCGCGCGTCTTGAGGGCACCGAGAGCGCGGTCGCGTTCGCCACCGGGATGGCCGCGCTGAGCGCCGTGCTGCTCGTACGCAACGCGATGGGCCTGCGCCATGTCGTCGCCGTACGACCGCTGTACGGATGCAGCGATCACCTGCTCACCGCAGGGCTGCTGGGCTCCGAGGTGACCTGGGTCGACCCGGCGGGCATCGCGGACGCGCTGCGCCCCGACACCGGCCTGGTGATGGTCGAGAGCCCGGCCAACCCGACCCTCGCCGAACTCGATCTGAGAGCCGTCGCGCACGCCTGCGGTTCCGTCCCGCTGCTCGCCGACAACACCTTCGCCACCCCCGTGCTGCAACGCCCCGTCGAGCAGGGAGCCCGTCTCGTCCTGCACAGCGCCACCAAGTACCTGGGCGGCCACGGAGACGTCATGGGCGGCGTGGTGGCCTGCGACGAGGAGTTCGCCGGGCGGCTGCGCCAGGTGCGGTTCGCCACGGGCGGAGTGCTGCATCCGCTCGCGGGCTATCTGCTGCTCCGTGGTCTGTCGACGCTGCCCGTACGGGTCCGAGCCGCGTCCTCGAACGCGGCGGAGCTGGCCGGCCGGCTCGCCGCCGACCCGCGCGTCACATGCGTACACTACCCGCGCATCGGAGGCGCCATGGTCGCCTTCGAGGTCGCCGGCGACCCCCACGACGTCATCGCGAGCGTCCGACTGATCACCCCGGCCGTGAGCCTCGGCAGCGTCGACACCCTCATCCAGCACCCCGCGTCCATCAGCCACCGCATCGTGGACGCCGACGACCGCCGCGGCGCGGGAGTCAGCGACCGGCTGCTGCGGCTCTCGGTGGGGCTGGAGGACGTCGAGGACCTGTGGGCCGACCTCGACCGGGCGTTGGGAACGGCGTCGGGGCGGGGCAGGGTCCTCCGGGAAGCGGCGGTCGCGAACGGGTAG
- a CDS encoding alpha/beta fold hydrolase, which translates to METQGLTSMTDEAQIRWMALGDTTRRPAVVMLHGGPGLPDYLGDVAPMVADLAPVYRYDQRGTGQSPWRGRHFFARHVDDLVDLLDAWDVPAAVLIGHSYGSDLASRFCMAHPDRVAAMLLICGPFVGDWRTRARAERDRRMSAAQQKRLRELEELPRRTEDQEVELLTLAWFTDHSDPERGWHWAAQGARRRRPINWSMNGELGKERRADPLDEHLPELRECLPARAELLGGADDPRPVSALEPLALRLALPLKRIEGAGHEPWLEQPDAVRAHLRRFIQGAVGAQG; encoded by the coding sequence ATGGAGACGCAGGGCCTCACGTCGATGACTGACGAGGCGCAGATACGTTGGATGGCGCTGGGGGACACGACCAGGCGGCCGGCCGTGGTCATGCTCCATGGCGGTCCGGGTCTGCCGGACTATCTGGGCGATGTCGCGCCCATGGTCGCGGACCTAGCGCCTGTGTACCGGTACGACCAGCGTGGCACGGGCCAATCCCCGTGGCGGGGGCGCCATTTCTTCGCCCGGCATGTTGACGATCTCGTCGACCTGCTCGACGCATGGGACGTGCCCGCGGCCGTGCTGATTGGGCACTCCTACGGCTCTGACCTGGCGAGCCGGTTCTGCATGGCGCATCCTGACCGGGTCGCCGCGATGCTGCTGATATGCGGGCCGTTCGTCGGTGATTGGCGTACCAGGGCCCGAGCGGAGCGCGACCGTCGCATGTCCGCAGCTCAACAGAAGCGGCTCCGCGAGTTGGAAGAGTTGCCGCGCCGCACGGAGGACCAGGAAGTCGAGTTGCTCACGCTGGCCTGGTTCACCGACCATTCCGATCCCGAACGCGGGTGGCACTGGGCCGCGCAGGGTGCCCGGCGGCGTCGCCCGATCAATTGGTCTATGAATGGCGAACTTGGCAAGGAAAGACGCGCAGATCCGCTCGATGAACATCTTCCCGAGCTGCGCGAGTGCCTGCCCGCGCGGGCAGAGCTCCTCGGTGGGGCCGACGATCCCCGCCCTGTGTCGGCTCTTGAACCACTCGCGCTCCGGCTCGCTCTTCCGCTGAAACGGATCGAGGGCGCTGGACACGAGCCCTGGTTGGAGCAGCCCGACGCCGTGCGTGCGCACCTGCGGAGATTCATTCAAGGCGCCGTGGGCGCACAGGGCTAG
- a CDS encoding undecaprenyl diphosphate synthase family protein, whose product MRWAGVRSRLPADVIETLLKAERATRDRTGLTLTGCVNYGGRAEITAAAGRIDPLSVSEHAFARYLHVPELPDVDLLLRTGGDQRTSNFLTWQATYAELLFLDTPWPAVDRRTLWEAIEQYARRTRRYGSVPRIPDQPTFLSGHGAQTP is encoded by the coding sequence TTGCGCTGGGCCGGAGTCCGCTCCCGCCTGCCGGCCGACGTCATCGAGACACTCCTCAAGGCCGAGCGAGCCACCCGCGACCGCACCGGGCTGACCCTGACCGGGTGCGTGAACTACGGCGGCCGCGCCGAGATCACAGCAGCCGCCGGAAGGATCGACCCCCTCTCGGTCTCCGAGCACGCCTTCGCCCGCTACCTGCACGTCCCCGAACTGCCCGACGTCGACCTGCTGTTACGCACCGGCGGCGACCAGCGCACCTCCAACTTCCTTACCTGGCAGGCCACCTACGCCGAACTGCTCTTCCTCGACACCCCCTGGCCCGCGGTCGACCGCCGCACCCTGTGGGAGGCGATCGAACAGTACGCCCGCCGCACCCGCCGCTACGGCTCCGTCCCCCGCATCCCCGACCAGCCCACCTTCCTGAGCGGACACGGAGCACAGACACCCTGA
- a CDS encoding VOC family protein, whose translation MEMTVQLTIDCSDPQRMVTFWAEALGYVPEPPPGGHATWRAYWAAVGVPEAELPAGAGDIPESIIDPAGRGPRVWFQQVPEPKVAKNRWHFDLKVGGGRDVPLDVRTQRVIATVERLVKAGATVLRIKDEPEMGFYAAAMQDPEGNEFDVV comes from the coding sequence ATGGAGATGACAGTGCAGCTGACGATCGACTGCTCCGATCCGCAGAGAATGGTGACGTTCTGGGCCGAGGCCCTGGGCTACGTGCCTGAGCCTCCGCCGGGCGGGCACGCCACGTGGCGTGCTTACTGGGCGGCGGTAGGGGTGCCCGAGGCAGAGTTGCCAGCCGGTGCCGGCGATATCCCGGAGTCGATCATCGATCCCGCGGGACGTGGACCGAGGGTGTGGTTCCAGCAGGTTCCGGAGCCGAAGGTCGCCAAGAACCGGTGGCACTTCGACCTGAAGGTCGGTGGGGGCCGTGACGTCCCACTGGACGTCCGCACACAGCGGGTCATAGCTACGGTGGAACGGCTGGTCAAAGCTGGTGCCACCGTGCTGCGGATCAAGGATGAGCCGGAGATGGGGTTCTACGCCGCCGCCATGCAGGACCCCGAGGGTAACGAATTCGACGTCGTCTGA
- a CDS encoding Lrp/AsnC family transcriptional regulator, with protein MADSVVLDPVDLHLLRLLQNDARMTYRDLAAQVGVAPSTCLDRVTRLRRSGVILGHQLRLDPAKLGRGLEALLSVQVRPHRRELVGPFVERIRALPESITVFHLTGPDDYLVHVAVADMADLQRLVLDGFTSRPEVARVETRLIFQQWDCGPLLPPRPEGAPAPEPDRTERKSSSESR; from the coding sequence ATGGCCGATTCTGTCGTACTCGACCCGGTGGATCTCCATCTGCTGCGGCTGCTCCAGAACGACGCGCGGATGACGTACCGCGATCTCGCCGCGCAGGTCGGTGTCGCGCCGTCGACCTGCCTGGACCGGGTGACCAGGCTGCGCCGCTCGGGAGTGATTCTCGGCCATCAGCTGCGGCTGGACCCGGCGAAGCTGGGCCGGGGCCTGGAGGCACTGCTGTCCGTGCAGGTCAGACCGCATCGGCGGGAGTTGGTGGGGCCGTTCGTGGAGCGGATCCGGGCGCTGCCGGAGTCCATTACGGTCTTCCATCTGACCGGGCCCGACGACTATCTCGTCCATGTCGCGGTCGCGGACATGGCGGATCTGCAGCGGCTGGTCCTCGACGGGTTCACCTCACGCCCCGAAGTGGCGCGCGTCGAGACCCGGCTGATCTTCCAGCAGTGGGACTGCGGCCCGCTGCTGCCGCCCCGGCCCGAGGGCGCTCCCGCCCCCGAACCCGACCGGACCGAGCGAAAGAGCAGCTCAGAATCCCGCTGA
- a CDS encoding TetR/AcrR family transcriptional regulator, whose protein sequence is MTSEKSAPNARRSTRRAPAAHERQRDPERTKALILDAATEEFSAKGFAGARVSAIAARAGVNQQLITYYFGGKEGLYREIGRRWRAYEAEAIPDDTDHAEMIKRYVRASVDPRLGGRLLAWEGLADTGESDEGATERNARLQHEVELIRERQRAGELDDRFDPAALLLIEMSASNALAVYPQLARGLFGADGSSPELVEHYADQLAQLIGCLVGGSSGHPD, encoded by the coding sequence ATGACCAGTGAGAAGAGCGCCCCGAACGCACGGCGGTCGACGCGGCGGGCGCCGGCCGCGCACGAGCGACAGCGCGACCCGGAACGCACCAAGGCACTGATCCTCGACGCCGCGACCGAGGAGTTCTCCGCCAAGGGCTTCGCCGGCGCCCGGGTGTCCGCGATCGCCGCGCGCGCCGGCGTCAACCAGCAGCTCATCACGTACTACTTCGGCGGCAAGGAGGGCCTGTACCGGGAGATCGGCCGGCGGTGGCGGGCCTACGAGGCCGAGGCGATCCCCGACGACACGGACCACGCGGAGATGATCAAGCGCTACGTGCGGGCGAGCGTCGACCCCCGTCTGGGCGGCCGCCTCCTGGCCTGGGAGGGCCTCGCCGACACCGGCGAGTCCGACGAAGGGGCAACCGAACGCAACGCCCGGCTGCAACACGAGGTGGAGCTGATCCGGGAGCGTCAGCGGGCCGGCGAGCTTGACGACCGGTTCGACCCCGCCGCGCTGCTGCTCATCGAAATGAGCGCGTCGAATGCGCTGGCGGTCTACCCCCAGCTGGCCCGCGGCCTGTTCGGGGCGGACGGCAGCTCACCTGAGCTCGTCGAGCACTACGCCGACCAGCTCGCCCAGCTGATCGGCTGCCTCGTCGGCGGCAGCTCCGGTCACCCTGACTAG
- a CDS encoding methyltransferase domain-containing protein — MTAHPSPAHLGQAALARELTERGLLSPQWREVWEQTPRHRFIPDPAWKQLRRGCELLTGQERMDLIYSDEPVVTQLDNGEPGGPGIATSSNSMPSMVARQLSALDVRPGHRVLEIGTATGYVAALLCRRVGEEHVFTVEIDGVLAAQARANLDNEGLRPTLRVTDGEMGLADHAPYDRILSTCALREVPLSLAGQLAPGGILVAPTTDVFYGGATVRLARQDNGDLSGQFFHGASYMPMRSHRLEKLGPPDTTTARRRETGLDPERLYPLGFALYGSARLPGVRMTHGFHHDVRTVWLQAEDGSAAVAGGGTVTVYGPRDLWAEAEEVEVEYAARGRPDTPSFGLTVTPHGQHLWLHAPTEVIPAKSPREAASL; from the coding sequence GTGACCGCACATCCTTCACCAGCCCACCTGGGACAGGCCGCGCTCGCCAGGGAACTGACCGAGAGGGGCCTGCTCTCCCCGCAGTGGCGCGAAGTCTGGGAGCAGACACCGCGGCACCGCTTCATCCCGGACCCGGCCTGGAAGCAACTGCGGCGCGGCTGCGAGCTGCTGACCGGCCAGGAGCGGATGGACCTGATCTACAGCGATGAGCCCGTGGTCACACAGTTGGACAACGGGGAGCCGGGCGGGCCCGGCATCGCTACGTCCTCCAACAGCATGCCCTCGATGGTCGCCCGACAGCTCAGCGCCCTGGACGTCCGGCCCGGACACCGTGTCCTGGAGATCGGCACGGCCACCGGCTACGTGGCCGCTCTGCTGTGCCGACGGGTGGGTGAGGAGCACGTCTTCACCGTTGAGATCGATGGCGTGCTCGCCGCCCAGGCGCGGGCCAATCTCGACAACGAGGGGCTGCGCCCTACCCTGCGGGTCACTGACGGCGAGATGGGCCTCGCCGACCACGCCCCGTACGACCGGATCCTGTCCACCTGCGCGCTGCGCGAGGTACCGCTGTCCCTGGCCGGCCAGCTCGCACCGGGCGGCATCCTGGTGGCCCCGACGACCGACGTCTTCTACGGCGGCGCCACGGTCCGCCTGGCTCGCCAGGACAACGGGGACCTCTCCGGGCAGTTCTTCCACGGCGCCTCATACATGCCCATGCGCTCCCACCGGCTGGAGAAGCTGGGGCCGCCGGACACCACCACGGCGCGGCGTCGGGAGACCGGCTTGGATCCGGAGCGGCTTTACCCGTTGGGCTTCGCCCTGTACGGCAGCGCCCGTCTTCCGGGTGTACGGATGACACACGGCTTCCACCACGACGTCCGGACTGTCTGGCTACAGGCTGAGGATGGCTCGGCGGCCGTGGCCGGCGGCGGGACGGTGACGGTATACGGGCCGCGGGACCTGTGGGCGGAGGCCGAGGAGGTCGAGGTGGAGTACGCCGCACGGGGCCGTCCGGACACCCCATCGTTCGGCCTGACAGTCACGCCGCACGGCCAGCACCTATGGCTACACGCCCCGACAGAAGTGATACCCGCGAAGTCGCCACGCGAGGCGGCCAGCCTCTGA
- a CDS encoding FAD-dependent monooxygenase has translation MNQQKTQVLVVGGALTGLSAAVFLAHRGVQVAVVERHPDLLVHPRLRGITPRTVEVFRQVGLGPAIRKESFLGENDVFVPLRANTVADAYEPVEEADHAELVDPRTYSPSTYAGIDQDRLETLLRDRARELGADIRNFTEVTALDQDADGVTVTLRDRASGDEGAIRADYVIAADGSKSRIRTWLGIETDGPGELFNTITAIVDADLSAAVRGRRIGIVYLQKPRPFSSMMPHDNSGSRWLFSTGYDPQRESAADFTAERVAGMVREASELDDIDVALRPQIPGTDVTVLGFPISAHVARSYRSGRVFLAGDAARTQPPTGGFGGSTGIQDAHNLAWKLAAVLTGRAGPGLLDTYDAERRPYGGLAMQQAFARFGDRMAGGAQVELLDYSAVTMGFRYASAAVPGNHETDPIPAVELRAQPGTRAPHCPTADGGSTLDLYGEALVLIVGHDGQEWATTAKDVGTAMGVEVRPYVLGVDIDVEDGETAHGISTHGAVLVRPDGFVAWRSQSAATDPAAVLAEALRAVLARGD, from the coding sequence ATGAATCAGCAGAAGACTCAGGTACTTGTCGTCGGAGGCGCCCTCACCGGGCTGAGCGCCGCTGTCTTCCTCGCCCATAGGGGCGTCCAGGTAGCGGTCGTAGAGCGCCACCCTGACCTGCTCGTACACCCGAGGCTGCGCGGCATCACACCGCGGACCGTCGAGGTCTTCCGCCAGGTCGGGCTCGGCCCGGCGATCCGCAAGGAGAGCTTCCTGGGCGAGAACGACGTCTTCGTGCCGCTGCGCGCGAACACCGTTGCGGACGCGTACGAACCGGTGGAGGAGGCCGACCACGCGGAGCTCGTCGACCCCCGCACCTACAGCCCATCGACCTACGCGGGGATCGACCAGGACCGGCTCGAAACCCTGCTGCGCGACCGCGCCCGCGAACTCGGCGCCGATATCCGGAACTTCACCGAGGTGACCGCTCTCGACCAGGACGCCGACGGTGTCACGGTGACGCTCCGGGACCGCGCGAGCGGCGACGAGGGAGCGATCCGCGCGGACTACGTCATCGCGGCCGACGGGTCCAAGAGCCGGATCCGCACATGGCTCGGGATCGAAACCGACGGACCGGGAGAACTGTTCAACACGATCACCGCGATCGTCGACGCGGACCTCTCGGCAGCCGTGCGCGGCCGACGGATCGGCATCGTCTACCTGCAAAAGCCGCGCCCGTTCAGCTCGATGATGCCGCACGACAACTCCGGCTCGCGTTGGCTGTTCAGCACCGGGTACGACCCACAGCGCGAGTCAGCGGCGGATTTCACCGCCGAGCGCGTCGCGGGAATGGTGCGAGAGGCATCTGAACTGGACGACATCGACGTCGCGTTGCGGCCCCAGATCCCCGGTACCGACGTCACCGTCCTCGGCTTTCCGATCAGCGCCCACGTCGCGCGGTCGTACCGCTCGGGCCGGGTATTCCTGGCCGGGGACGCCGCGCGTACCCAACCTCCTACAGGCGGGTTCGGCGGAAGCACCGGGATCCAGGACGCGCACAACCTGGCCTGGAAGCTCGCCGCCGTCCTTACGGGGCGGGCCGGCCCCGGATTGCTCGACACCTACGACGCCGAACGGCGACCCTACGGTGGGCTCGCCATGCAGCAGGCGTTCGCCCGCTTCGGCGACAGGATGGCCGGCGGCGCGCAGGTGGAGTTGCTCGACTATTCGGCGGTGACGATGGGCTTCCGGTATGCCTCGGCGGCCGTGCCCGGCAACCACGAGACCGACCCGATCCCTGCCGTCGAGCTGCGGGCGCAACCCGGCACGCGGGCACCGCACTGCCCGACCGCGGACGGCGGCTCCACCCTCGACCTGTACGGCGAAGCCCTGGTCCTCATCGTCGGCCACGATGGCCAGGAGTGGGCCACAACCGCGAAGGACGTGGGCACGGCGATGGGCGTGGAGGTCCGGCCCTACGTCCTCGGCGTGGACATCGACGTCGAGGACGGTGAGACGGCACATGGCATCTCCACTCACGGAGCGGTACTCGTCCGCCCCGACGGCTTCGTCGCCTGGCGCAGCCAATCCGCCGCAACGGACCCGGCCGCAGTCCTCGCCGAGGCCCTCCGTGCCGTCCTCGCCAGAGGGGACTGA
- a CDS encoding DUF6243 family protein has protein sequence MSKNINNPVGMGGGQRKKLSRAERQNNGPHRNLDRQGAAEQKAELVRKMREKAGAAEGAGQTGEDTAQS, from the coding sequence GTGAGCAAGAACATCAACAACCCCGTGGGCATGGGCGGCGGCCAGCGCAAGAAGCTGTCCCGCGCCGAACGACAGAACAACGGTCCGCACCGCAACCTCGACCGCCAGGGTGCCGCCGAGCAGAAGGCGGAGCTGGTGCGCAAGATGCGCGAGAAGGCAGGCGCAGCTGAGGGCGCCGGGCAGACGGGCGAAGACACCGCACAGAGCTGA
- a CDS encoding amidohydrolase family protein: protein MPLIAIEEHWSMPDLTAALHALPQPDESLVLGEMGDNQERLKDLEAGRMAAMDAQGIDLSILALIPPGTQSLPPKEALTLSRSANDVAAAAVARHPARFRSLSTLPMSSPKDVAPELERAAGMGHVGTMVYGRSGDLFLDDPAYDEFFGAASELGQPVFLHPQLPSAAVRDASYRGFDPMTELALAAFGWGWHMETATAALRLILRGTFDRHPDLQVVLGHWGEMLLFWLDRADSISRIAGLPRSVSDYIRSNFYITNSGMLNPALLQHALSVTSVDRLIFSTDYPFQGPTNEEIRSFMAHFSSEAERQQFAFRNAASLFGIDV from the coding sequence GTGCCTCTCATCGCTATCGAAGAACACTGGAGCATGCCGGATCTGACGGCCGCCCTCCACGCCTTGCCGCAACCAGATGAAAGCCTCGTTCTCGGGGAAATGGGCGACAACCAGGAGCGACTGAAGGACCTGGAGGCGGGCCGCATGGCAGCCATGGATGCGCAGGGCATCGACCTGTCGATCCTCGCCCTTATCCCGCCCGGAACCCAGTCGCTGCCACCCAAAGAAGCCCTGACGCTGAGTCGCTCTGCGAACGACGTGGCCGCGGCGGCCGTCGCCCGCCACCCTGCCCGTTTTCGCTCGCTGTCTACCCTGCCCATGTCCTCACCGAAGGACGTTGCGCCCGAGCTCGAACGAGCCGCGGGCATGGGGCACGTAGGAACCATGGTCTACGGCCGATCAGGCGACCTGTTTCTCGACGATCCCGCCTACGACGAGTTTTTCGGCGCGGCATCGGAACTCGGTCAGCCCGTTTTCCTTCACCCTCAACTGCCGTCGGCCGCTGTTCGCGATGCCTCATATCGCGGATTCGACCCCATGACGGAACTAGCCCTGGCCGCTTTCGGCTGGGGATGGCACATGGAAACCGCAACAGCGGCGTTGCGGCTGATCCTCCGGGGAACTTTCGACCGTCATCCCGACCTTCAGGTCGTGCTCGGCCATTGGGGAGAGATGTTGCTGTTCTGGCTGGATCGGGCCGACAGCATCTCCCGGATCGCCGGCCTGCCGCGCTCCGTATCCGACTACATCCGATCGAATTTCTACATCACCAACTCCGGCATGCTCAACCCGGCACTCCTCCAGCACGCTCTGTCGGTTACCTCAGTCGACCGTTTGATTTTCTCGACCGACTACCCATTCCAAGGGCCGACCAACGAGGAGATCCGTTCCTTCATGGCGCACTTCTCCTCCGAGGCGGAACGTCAACAGTTCGCTTTTCGCAATGCGGCATCTTTGTTTGGCATCGACGTCTAG
- a CDS encoding SDR family oxidoreductase, with the protein MPSTRTDPHQLTALIVGASRGLGHAMAAEFVDRGWNVVGTVRDTTARTPLHALADHADGHVTIEHLDINDPDQLPPLHERLAQRRLDVLFVNAGTTNNEQSPIGAVATADFIDVMVTNALSPMRVIEALEDLVSPTGLIGAMSSGQGSITNNTTGGREVYRGSKAALNMLMRSFAARQGETQRAFVLMAPGWIRTALGGPDAPFTIEESVPLLVDVLLSKLCTPGLAYLDRFGETVPW; encoded by the coding sequence ATGCCATCGACTCGCACCGACCCACACCAACTGACCGCCCTCATCGTCGGGGCCTCGCGCGGCCTCGGCCACGCGATGGCGGCCGAGTTCGTCGACAGGGGCTGGAACGTCGTCGGCACCGTCCGCGACACCACCGCCCGAACGCCGCTGCACGCTCTCGCGGACCACGCCGACGGGCACGTCACCATCGAGCATCTCGACATCAACGACCCCGACCAGCTGCCCCCGCTGCACGAACGTCTGGCACAACGCCGGCTCGACGTGCTCTTCGTCAACGCGGGCACCACCAACAATGAGCAGAGTCCCATCGGCGCAGTGGCGACAGCCGACTTCATCGACGTGATGGTCACCAACGCGCTCAGCCCCATGCGCGTCATCGAAGCCCTCGAAGACCTGGTGTCCCCGACGGGACTCATCGGGGCGATGTCCTCCGGACAGGGCAGCATCACGAACAATACGACCGGAGGCCGCGAGGTCTACCGAGGGAGCAAAGCAGCCCTGAACATGTTGATGAGGAGCTTCGCGGCCCGACAAGGCGAGACGCAGCGCGCCTTCGTGCTCATGGCGCCGGGCTGGATCCGCACCGCCCTGGGTGGTCCGGATGCGCCGTTCACCATCGAGGAGAGCGTCCCCTTGCTGGTGGACGTCCTGCTGTCCAAACTGTGCACGCCCGGTCTGGCGTATCTGGACCGCTTCGGCGAGACCGTCCCGTGGTGA
- a CDS encoding Lrp/AsnC family transcriptional regulator: MARALMTESASVQPDDVRIIRALQIAPRASFASIAAALGLTEGAVNRRYRRLRADGVIRVAGVVNPGALGQSRWLVRLRCRPGSVAAIADALAKRDDVNWVALGAAGCEITCATQSRTREQREDLLGQRLPRTAAVIDINAFAMLRQFLGGRGHFWSALQGTLSPEEEAALGSDGSPFTESPVVTREPLRLTPEDEKMLEALAADGRASLVDLATAAGLTPGRVSRRLETLLQHRVIHIDVEIAAAALGYHARANLWLRVHPSAVKSAGRALAQEPEIAFAAAISGPWNLHAVAHCRDLDELFEFTSDRIGSLAGLQSMEVSPVLKHVKQAGTRLSDDRLVEPSHARARR, translated from the coding sequence ATGGCAAGGGCTCTGATGACGGAATCTGCTTCGGTGCAGCCTGACGACGTGCGAATCATTCGTGCGTTGCAGATCGCTCCGAGGGCTTCGTTCGCCTCGATCGCGGCCGCGCTCGGCCTGACCGAGGGCGCCGTCAACCGCCGGTATCGCCGCCTGCGCGCCGACGGCGTTATCCGCGTGGCCGGCGTGGTCAACCCGGGGGCCCTGGGGCAGAGCAGGTGGCTGGTGCGACTGCGCTGCCGCCCCGGCAGCGTCGCGGCGATCGCCGACGCGCTCGCCAAGCGTGATGACGTCAACTGGGTAGCCCTGGGCGCGGCGGGCTGCGAGATCACCTGCGCAACACAGTCCCGGACGCGGGAACAACGCGAGGACCTCCTGGGGCAGCGGCTTCCCCGCACTGCCGCGGTGATCGACATCAACGCCTTCGCCATGCTCCGTCAGTTCCTCGGAGGCCGCGGCCACTTCTGGTCCGCTCTGCAGGGCACGCTGTCCCCGGAGGAGGAGGCCGCCCTGGGCAGCGACGGGTCCCCTTTCACCGAGTCCCCGGTCGTCACTCGCGAGCCACTGCGCCTCACCCCCGAGGACGAGAAGATGCTCGAGGCGCTCGCGGCAGACGGCCGCGCGAGTCTCGTCGATCTCGCCACGGCCGCCGGCCTCACTCCTGGACGCGTCTCGCGACGCCTTGAGACTTTGCTCCAGCACCGCGTCATTCATATCGACGTCGAGATCGCCGCAGCGGCCTTGGGCTATCACGCTCGCGCGAACCTCTGGCTTCGCGTGCACCCGTCGGCGGTGAAGAGCGCGGGCCGCGCACTCGCACAGGAACCCGAGATCGCCTTCGCCGCAGCCATCTCCGGGCCCTGGAACCTCCATGCCGTCGCACACTGCCGTGACCTCGACGAACTGTTCGAGTTCACTTCGGACCGCATCGGGTCCCTCGCCGGACTGCAGAGCATGGAGGTCTCACCCGTGCTGAAGCACGTCAAGCAGGCCGGCACTCGACTCTCCGACGATCGCCTCGTCGAGCCATCCCACGCTCGGGCGCGACGCTGA
- a CDS encoding SH3 domain-containing protein: protein MRKLASKLTLAGLSVAFLGGMLLTPQAAQAAAGEPGRFIADADILASPDGALVGKGHNGQPVTVNCQSADGNWWNLNAPEAAGWVWQPNQVLLEYGSPNPPVC, encoded by the coding sequence GTGCGTAAACTCGCTTCAAAGCTGACGCTGGCTGGCTTGTCCGTTGCCTTCCTCGGAGGAATGCTCCTGACTCCGCAGGCGGCCCAAGCCGCGGCCGGGGAGCCCGGGCGTTTCATCGCAGACGCCGACATCCTGGCATCCCCCGACGGAGCACTCGTAGGCAAGGGTCATAACGGCCAGCCAGTTACCGTCAACTGTCAATCGGCTGACGGTAATTGGTGGAACCTCAACGCGCCCGAAGCCGCCGGTTGGGTATGGCAGCCGAACCAGGTATTGCTTGAATACGGGTCCCCCAACCCGCCGGTCTGCTGA